CTGGCCCGCCGGGGCCTCCTAGCATCCCTTCCATAACGACTCGTCAGAGCGCCATGCAAAAAGGCGTCGTGGATGGAGGAGAATCCGGCCAGCGTAGCGCGTACCCGCTCAGGGATGCGGCGCACAGCCACCTCCGATGTCCTTCCGGCGGGTTCTCGGGATACCCGTAAGCAGCCGAAAGGCTGCGTACGCGTCGATGACGTCACAGGAGGCAGTCATGGCAGCAAGCGCCGAAGAAGTTCAGAACCTCACCAATGCAGAGGGCAGCGGGTCGCGGATCCATCAGTGGCCGGCATCCCCCAAATCCGCACTGGGCATCTCCGGCGCCGAGCCGCCGATGACCGATATCGAGGTGGAGTTCCAGCAGACGCTGCGACGCTTCGCACTGGAGGTCATGCGCCCGATCGGTCGCAAGCTCGACCGCATGACGCCCGAGGCGATCATCGCCGACGACTCCCCCTACTGGGAGTTCCGCAAGAAGTACCTCGAGCTGGGCATCGACCTTGCGCAGCTCTTCGAGATGCCGCCGGAAGTGCGCTCGCGCATGTTCTGCCTGATTTTCGAGGAACTCGGCTACGGCGACGGCGGCCTGGCGATCTCGGTGGGCGCCGGCGTGCTGCCGCAGTACCTGTCGGCGCTGTTCGGCAACCAGTTCCTGATGGAGCGCTTCCCGCAGGAAATGCTGGGCTGCTGGGCGATCACCGAGCCGGACCACGGCAGCGACACCCTCGACCCGACCGGCGCGGCACGCCACGCCGACGGCAAGGTCAGCCGCTCCAACTGCATCGTCAGCTTCAAGGGCGACAAGATGGTCATCAACGGCCAGAAGTCGGCCTGGGTTTCCAACGGTACGGTGGCCGAGGTCTGCATCCTCTACGCCGCGGCTGATACCGGCAACGGTGCCGACTACGAGCATGGCTGCGTCGTCGTGCTGCCGCTTGATCTACCCGGAATTTCGCGCGGCAAGCCGCTGGACAAGATCGGCCAGCGCGGTGACCCGCAGGGCGAGATCTTCTTCAATGACGTCGAAGTGCCCATGGAGTATCTGCTCGCCGGACCGGAGGACTTCCAGCGTGCTGTCTACTGCATTCACGCCGAGGCCAATGTGCTGATGGGCGCGACCTGGACCGGCGCCGCCCGCGCCGCCGCGGACATGGCCTTCGAGTACGCCCACGAGCGCAAGCAGGGTGGCGTGCCGATCATCCGTCACCAGCGCGTCGCGCAGCGCATCTTCGAGATGTACCGCAAGGTCGAGGCCGGCTGCGCGCTGACCCGCCGCGCGGCGCACTACAACCAGTCGGCCGATGTGCCGGCGCTTCAGGCCGCGATGATGGCCAAGGTGAGCGCCACGCAGTGGGCGCATGAGGTCACCAGCGAGGCGATCCAGATCTTCGGGGGCAATGGCCTCACGG
The nucleotide sequence above comes from Algiphilus sp.. Encoded proteins:
- a CDS encoding acyl-CoA dehydrogenase — translated: MAASAEEVQNLTNAEGSGSRIHQWPASPKSALGISGAEPPMTDIEVEFQQTLRRFALEVMRPIGRKLDRMTPEAIIADDSPYWEFRKKYLELGIDLAQLFEMPPEVRSRMFCLIFEELGYGDGGLAISVGAGVLPQYLSALFGNQFLMERFPQEMLGCWAITEPDHGSDTLDPTGAARHADGKVSRSNCIVSFKGDKMVINGQKSAWVSNGTVAEVCILYAAADTGNGADYEHGCVVVLPLDLPGISRGKPLDKIGQRGDPQGEIFFNDVEVPMEYLLAGPEDFQRAVYCIHAEANVLMGATWTGAARAAADMAFEYAHERKQGGVPIIRHQRVAQRIFEMYRKVEAGCALTRRAAHYNQSADVPALQAAMMAKVSATQWAHEVTSEAIQIFGGNGLTAEYPVEKMFRDARSSMIEDGCNELLSIKGGYLISDAQKGA